The window GCCACCAGGTCGCGGAGGGCGGTGAGGACGGGGCCTTTGTAGGCGAACTCCAAGAGGGGCGCCCCCGCCCCGTTGCCCACGAGCCGGTTGGCCAACCGGGCGGAAGGGGCGTCCAGGGGACCGGAGCGGGCGAGGCCGAGGTGCCCCCCGAGGAAGCGGCCCCCGTCCACCACCAGGTCCATAAGCCCGGGCTCCTCCACGAGGAGGGCGGGAAGCCTGGGCTCCTCGGGGAGGAGCTCCAGGGGGCGGGGCTCGGGCGGCGTGGGCCCCTCGGCCTCCAGGAAGCGCACCCGGTCCCCGGGGCGGAGGAGGAAGGGCGTCTCGCGGTGGGGGTCGTAGACGGCCACCAGGCTGGTCCCGAGCAGGTTCCAGCCCCCGGGAGAAGGAAGGGGGTAGATCCCCGTCTGCACCCCCGCCACGGCCACGGCGTGGGCGGGCACCCGGGGCCTCGGGTGGGGCTTCCGGGGAAGGCGCAAGGCGGGCTCCACCTCCGCCAGGAAGGGGAAGCCTGGGGTGAACCCCAGGGCGTAGACGCGGTAGAGGGGCTTTTGGTGGAGGGCCTTCACCGCCTCGAGGGAGAGGCCCAGGCGGGAGGCCACCTCGGGAAGGTCCTCCCCGTCGTAGCGCACGGGGATCTCCACCACCCGCCCCTCCTCGGCCCGCTCCTGGGGAAGCCCCTTAAGAAGGCGCAAAAGCCGCCCTCGGGAAAGCCGCCTGGGGTCGTACTCCAGGTAGAGGACGCCGTAGGCGGGCACGGCGTCCAGAAGCCCCGGAGGGGGGGCACGGAGGAGGGCCTCGGCCAGGGCGAGGGCCCTGCGGTTCGCCTCCTCAGAGACCCCCTCGCCGAAGCGCAGGTAAAAACCCCGGACCACCCCCTCACTCTACCGGAGCGGGCCTCCCCTTGAGCTCCCGGTCGGGAAGGAGGA of the Thermus thermophilus HB8 genome contains:
- the pxpB gene encoding 5-oxoprolinase subunit PxpB → MVRGFYLRFGEGVSEEANRRALALAEALLRAPPPGLLDAVPAYGVLYLEYDPRRLSRGRLLRLLKGLPQERAEEGRVVEIPVRYDGEDLPEVASRLGLSLEAVKALHQKPLYRVYALGFTPGFPFLAEVEPALRLPRKPHPRPRVPAHAVAVAGVQTGIYPLPSPGGWNLLGTSLVAVYDPHRETPFLLRPGDRVRFLEAEGPTPPEPRPLELLPEEPRLPALLVEEPGLMDLVVDGGRFLGGHLGLARSGPLDAPSARLANRLVGNGAGAPLLEFAYKGPVLTALRDLVAAFAGYGFVALLEGEEIPPGQSFLWPRGKTLRFRPRGPGVRGYLAVAGGLEVRPFLGSASPDLRGRIGRPLWAGDVLGLEALRPVRPGRAFPQRPLPEAFRLRLLPGPQFAGEAFRALCSGPFRVARADRVGVELLGPEVPGGEGLSEPTPLGGVQVPPSGRPLVLLADKGSLGGYAKPALVDPRDLWLLGQARPGVEIHFTSG